From a single Sporosarcina oncorhynchi genomic region:
- a CDS encoding GNAT family N-acetyltransferase — MTITHSIKIRDISKGDYDAIVSWSKNDTFCSANGWELNRSEDELHRWWMHCVNNESVDFIRKAIELDGKLIGYADLATIQGQSAEVGIAIGDSTLWGKGIGADALKRMMEYASEKLGITVFHAETHEANSRAQRLLAKIGFLEVSRIGTEDYVGREDQLIQYTFE; from the coding sequence ATGACGATAACACACTCCATCAAAATTAGGGACATAAGCAAGGGGGACTATGATGCAATTGTAAGCTGGAGTAAAAACGATACGTTTTGTTCTGCGAATGGGTGGGAGCTGAACAGAAGCGAGGATGAATTGCATAGATGGTGGATGCATTGCGTGAACAATGAATCTGTAGATTTTATTCGCAAGGCAATAGAGTTGGATGGTAAGTTAATTGGCTATGCCGATTTAGCGACTATTCAAGGTCAGTCAGCTGAAGTCGGCATCGCAATTGGCGACAGTACACTATGGGGAAAAGGAATTGGAGCCGACGCACTTAAACGAATGATGGAGTATGCATCTGAAAAGTTGGGGATTACAGTGTTTCACGCCGAAACACACGAAGCGAATAGTCGAGCACAAAGACTGTTAGCGAAAATAGGGTTTCTAGAAGTAAGTCGGATTGGAACGGAAGATTATGTAGGGCGGGAAGATCAACTAATTCAATATACATTTGAATAA
- a CDS encoding RNA polymerase sigma factor produces MKKLFHRGRQATPEVEKLIFEKYYKRVYHTAYFIVKDPDLAQDILQESFVKAFRHIDRVHEIEKIGAWLATITTRTAIDHLRKMKRRNDFATDDVFLTKELSSTEIDQTSIVEIAAEKKLIQKIMWEELDKLTPDHKEVLYLYYYEDLTYEEISELLDVKLATVKTRVHRAKLKLKEALEQQTDLMEVVLDVNS; encoded by the coding sequence TTGAAAAAGCTTTTCCATCGAGGACGTCAGGCTACACCTGAAGTGGAAAAATTGATCTTTGAAAAGTATTATAAACGTGTATACCATACAGCATATTTCATTGTGAAAGATCCAGATTTAGCACAAGATATTTTACAGGAAAGTTTTGTGAAAGCATTTCGTCATATCGACCGTGTACATGAAATCGAAAAAATAGGTGCTTGGCTTGCGACAATAACGACGAGAACTGCCATTGATCACTTAAGAAAAATGAAAAGAAGGAATGATTTTGCTACAGATGACGTCTTCCTTACTAAAGAGCTGTCGAGTACAGAAATAGACCAAACATCCATAGTGGAAATTGCAGCTGAAAAAAAGTTAATTCAGAAGATAATGTGGGAAGAGCTTGATAAGCTGACACCTGACCATAAAGAAGTGCTTTATCTGTATTATTACGAAGATTTGACGTATGAGGAAATTTCCGAGTTGTTGGATGTTAAGCTCGCGACAGTCAAAACGCGGGTGCACCGGGCCAAATTGAAGTTGAAAGAAGCATTGGAACAACAAACGGACTTGATGGAGGTGGTGTTGGATGTCAATAGCTGA
- a CDS encoding DUF4367 domain-containing protein: protein MSIAEKHEMDHIIREALKDQIREQSAPGTSVEEAWVLLAKKRIEENERRPGRGKLYSRGLFVMVAACLLLFTVWRPQQGAAFDNWVTFYQKFQGSVVQVFGGNTTHTEDASSAFSEAGAFQVMDVEYVTEQLSLEEARKVTAFDIKSPTVPADYQLTNVTVSRETNELSSEITLNYVGNGKEVRIGQMLLEGEFGFGMSADRNDTKVKELFINERQATLITFKDGFHQLIWTTPNRYYSIEGNVEEEEIIAIAISM, encoded by the coding sequence ATGTCAATAGCTGAAAAGCATGAAATGGATCACATCATCCGTGAAGCTTTAAAAGACCAGATACGTGAACAATCCGCACCTGGAACTTCAGTGGAAGAAGCCTGGGTTTTGCTTGCGAAAAAGCGGATTGAGGAAAATGAAAGGCGACCAGGTCGTGGAAAATTGTATTCCAGGGGCTTGTTTGTCATGGTGGCAGCATGTCTCCTCTTATTTACTGTCTGGAGGCCTCAGCAAGGAGCTGCATTTGATAATTGGGTTACATTTTATCAAAAGTTCCAAGGTTCAGTCGTACAGGTTTTCGGTGGAAACACAACACACACGGAAGATGCATCCTCTGCGTTTAGTGAAGCCGGGGCTTTTCAAGTAATGGACGTTGAATATGTGACAGAACAATTAAGCTTGGAAGAAGCTCGGAAGGTGACAGCATTCGATATTAAGTCACCAACTGTACCGGCTGATTATCAACTGACAAATGTCACCGTCAGTCGAGAGACAAACGAGTTAAGTTCAGAAATCACATTGAATTACGTAGGGAATGGCAAGGAAGTACGAATTGGACAAATGCTGCTAGAAGGCGAGTTTGGCTTTGGTATGTCTGCTGATCGAAACGATACGAAAGTAAAAGAATTATTCATCAACGAACGCCAAGCAACCCTAATTACGTTTAAAGATGGTTTTCATCAATTGATATGGACGACGCCAAATCGCTATTACAGTATTGAAGGGAATGTAGAAGAAGAGGAAATTATAGCTATAGCAATTTCTATGTAA
- a CDS encoding glycerol-3-phosphate acyltransferase, which translates to MTLWIVGSIVFGYITGCLHGSTIARWISGVNLKETGVKNAGASNAMIVLGKRYGTLVALIDIGKGVFAVIAVRLLAGYFGLPADSTTLLLFIVGTAVVFGHNFPFHMKFNGGKGTATIIGVLFALDWRFGLAGLALFIIVALVTDILVYGVFMLYVTFLVAAIWMIGYWPIIIALALFAMAVWKHIENIKRIRNRTEPRIRAVFKKKKS; encoded by the coding sequence ATGACTTTATGGATTGTAGGTAGTATTGTTTTCGGATATATAACCGGCTGTTTGCATGGCTCGACAATTGCCAGGTGGATTTCCGGGGTTAATTTGAAAGAGACGGGCGTTAAGAATGCTGGAGCGTCGAATGCGATGATTGTTCTTGGAAAACGGTATGGCACGCTTGTTGCATTGATTGATATCGGTAAAGGAGTTTTTGCGGTAATCGCGGTTAGATTGCTTGCTGGATATTTTGGACTACCCGCGGACAGTACTACTTTGCTATTGTTTATCGTCGGGACTGCCGTTGTATTCGGACATAACTTCCCGTTCCATATGAAGTTCAACGGCGGGAAAGGAACAGCTACAATCATCGGGGTATTATTTGCACTCGATTGGCGATTTGGGCTAGCGGGGTTAGCGTTATTCATTATAGTCGCTTTGGTTACAGATATTCTTGTCTATGGGGTTTTCATGCTCTACGTGACGTTTCTAGTTGCCGCCATCTGGATGATCGGTTACTGGCCAATTATCATAGCTTTAGCTCTTTTTGCAATGGCGGTTTGGAAACACATAGAAAATATAAAGCGTATACGTAATCGGACAGAGCCGCGGATTCGTGCGGTTTTCAAGAAAAAGAAAAGTTAA
- a CDS encoding O-acetylhomoserine aminocarboxypropyltransferase/cysteine synthase family protein has translation MTNNQLHPETLLLHGGQKPDPTTGSRAVPIHRTTAFVFRDTEHAQNLFGLQEVGNIYTRITNPTVAVFEERMALLEGGTAAVALSSGMAAIAFSILNIAGTGDEIVAASNLYGGTYNLFAVTLPRYGIHVKFVDAADPENFRTAITDKTKAVFVETIGNPSLQVLDIEAVANIAHENEIPLLIDNTFASPYGSNPIEFGADVVIHSATKWIGGHGTTIGGVVVDAGKFDWTRGKFPGFTEPDETYNGLRYGIDTAAAAFATKLRVQLLRDFGPCLDPDSAFNFLQGLETLHLRIPRHNENAQKVAAFLQAHPSVEWVTYTGLDNHPTHENAKKYLKNGFGSVIVFGIKGGREAGRRIIDNIKLWSHVANVGDAKSLIIHPASTTHQQLSAEDLKNSGTPEELIRLSVGLESPEDIIADLEQAIAKAVPVTQS, from the coding sequence ATGACGAACAATCAACTTCACCCTGAAACTCTTCTTTTACACGGTGGCCAAAAGCCGGATCCGACTACGGGTTCACGCGCTGTGCCAATTCACCGTACGACCGCATTTGTATTCCGCGATACTGAACACGCCCAAAATCTATTCGGCTTGCAAGAAGTAGGCAATATATACACGAGAATCACAAATCCAACTGTTGCGGTCTTTGAAGAAAGGATGGCTCTGCTGGAAGGTGGAACTGCCGCTGTCGCATTGTCTTCAGGAATGGCTGCCATCGCGTTCTCCATTTTAAATATCGCTGGCACTGGTGATGAAATTGTTGCAGCAAGCAATTTATATGGTGGTACGTACAATCTATTCGCCGTCACGCTTCCACGCTACGGTATTCATGTGAAATTCGTCGATGCTGCGGACCCTGAAAACTTCCGTACGGCAATCACGGACAAAACGAAAGCGGTATTTGTAGAAACGATCGGTAATCCGAGCCTTCAAGTGCTTGATATCGAAGCGGTAGCAAATATTGCCCATGAAAATGAAATTCCACTTCTCATCGATAATACATTCGCTTCCCCATATGGATCGAATCCTATCGAGTTTGGTGCAGATGTCGTCATCCATTCCGCAACGAAATGGATTGGTGGCCACGGTACGACAATCGGCGGTGTCGTTGTCGATGCAGGGAAATTTGACTGGACGAGAGGGAAATTCCCAGGCTTCACAGAGCCAGATGAAACATACAATGGATTACGCTACGGCATAGACACGGCAGCCGCTGCATTCGCGACAAAACTACGTGTCCAACTATTACGCGATTTCGGTCCTTGCTTAGATCCGGACAGTGCCTTCAACTTCCTTCAAGGGTTGGAGACATTGCATTTACGTATTCCACGTCACAATGAAAACGCACAAAAAGTAGCTGCATTCCTTCAGGCTCATCCGTCTGTTGAATGGGTTACGTATACAGGCTTAGACAATCATCCGACACACGAAAATGCTAAGAAGTATTTGAAAAATGGATTTGGTTCTGTCATCGTGTTCGGTATTAAGGGCGGTCGTGAAGCAGGTAGGAGAATAATTGATAACATCAAGTTATGGTCTCATGTGGCCAACGTCGGTGATGCGAAATCACTTATTATCCACCCGGCTTCCACAACACATCAGCAACTGTCTGCAGAAGACTTGAAAAACTCCGGTACTCCGGAAGAATTGATCCGTCTATCGGTAGGTCTTGAATCACCTGAAGACATTATTGCAGATCTAGAACAGGCAATTGCAAAAGCAGTTCCTGTAACTCAGTCATAA
- a CDS encoding homoserine dehydrogenase: MPSIKAAIIGFGTVGKGVYKIVDEKREQIKKQTGYTVDIVAVLVRDITKTRNIFPGTVLTDNIDDILNNPEITVIFEAIVDEEPAYTYLSQAIEKGIHIITANKKMFAKHGPALLKHAEFRNIQVGYEATTAGGVPIIRTIGNLLSGDRVKRIQGILNGTSNFILTDMRTEGVPFKTALEDAQKLGFAEADPTDDVSGTDAFCKLMILSSLAFGSQPEWEKVSVVGIDHIQTDDVVEASNAGYRYRHVADIRQNDDGSLTAKVGPVLLEANHPLYSIDGVDNAVIVETEYLGALTLIGPGAGMYPTGSAMVADLLHIIRQQVTELIPN; encoded by the coding sequence ATGCCGTCAATAAAAGCCGCTATAATCGGCTTCGGAACTGTCGGTAAAGGCGTTTATAAAATAGTGGACGAAAAAAGGGAGCAAATTAAGAAACAGACGGGGTATACCGTTGATATTGTAGCCGTTCTTGTGCGAGACATTACAAAGACACGTAATATCTTTCCTGGAACAGTGCTAACAGACAATATCGACGACATTCTCAATAACCCGGAAATTACAGTCATCTTCGAAGCAATCGTCGATGAAGAACCAGCATACACATATCTTTCCCAAGCAATCGAGAAAGGAATCCATATTATTACTGCGAATAAGAAAATGTTCGCCAAGCATGGACCGGCATTGCTGAAACATGCAGAATTCAGGAATATCCAAGTCGGTTATGAAGCAACGACAGCGGGCGGGGTACCAATCATACGAACGATCGGGAACCTTTTGTCTGGAGATCGTGTGAAACGAATCCAAGGAATTTTGAATGGTACATCCAACTTCATACTGACGGATATGCGAACAGAGGGTGTGCCCTTTAAAACAGCGCTTGAAGATGCTCAAAAGCTTGGCTTCGCTGAAGCGGACCCGACAGATGACGTGAGCGGGACGGATGCATTCTGTAAACTGATGATCCTGAGCTCATTAGCTTTTGGAAGTCAGCCGGAATGGGAGAAGGTCTCCGTCGTCGGTATTGATCATATCCAAACCGATGATGTAGTGGAAGCGTCAAATGCGGGTTACCGTTACCGGCATGTAGCAGATATCCGTCAGAACGACGACGGAAGTTTGACAGCCAAAGTGGGTCCGGTCTTACTGGAAGCGAATCACCCGCTGTATAGCATCGATGGTGTAGACAATGCTGTCATCGTTGAAACGGAATATTTGGGGGCATTGACCCTAATCGGCCCGGGAGCAGGCATGTACCCGACAGGAAGTGCAATGGTCGCGGATCTGCTGCACATCATTCGTCAGCAGGTGACTGAGCTCATTCCAAATTAA
- a CDS encoding BCCT family transporter, whose product MKKISSVFYITIGLIILTVGYGVIASDSFEAITSTAKNFVASSFGWYYLLLMSLLVALSIFFIFSPFGKIRLGKDTDRPEFSTITWIAMLFSAGMGIGLVFYGAAEPLSHFAISPATSEPNTDAAFKEALRESFFHWGLHVWAMYGVVALALAYFQFRKGEPGLVSATLKPIFGKKMEGPWGTLVDVLAVFATAFGVATTLGFGAVQINAGLNHLFGFEIGIKSQVIIIAVVTVLFVFSAWSGISRGIKYLSNTNLILAVALLIFVVALGPTLLIFNMFTDSVGGYLANLVSLSFRTAPLDAGNREWLDGWTIFYWAWWISWAPFVSMFIARVSRGRTIREFMTGVLLAPTLLCTFWFAAFGTTAVNMQKEGIADLAQSSIELVVFDMFSAMPWSFFISIVAIILIASFFVTSADSATFVLGMQSTYGSLTPPNSVKIVWGVIQSTIALILLSVNGLNALQNTIIIAALPFSFIILLMVVSLIKDLNQELKSMRMKDK is encoded by the coding sequence ATGAAAAAAATATCAAGTGTATTTTATATCACAATTGGTCTTATTATATTGACCGTCGGTTATGGAGTTATTGCTTCTGACAGTTTCGAAGCAATTACATCCACGGCCAAAAACTTTGTAGCTTCGTCTTTTGGTTGGTATTATTTGTTACTTATGTCTTTATTAGTAGCTTTGAGCATCTTCTTTATTTTCAGCCCATTCGGTAAAATCCGCCTCGGCAAAGACACAGATCGTCCCGAATTCTCGACAATTACGTGGATTGCCATGCTGTTTTCAGCAGGAATGGGAATTGGACTCGTGTTTTATGGAGCTGCAGAACCTTTATCACATTTCGCGATTAGTCCCGCGACAAGCGAGCCTAATACAGACGCCGCTTTTAAAGAAGCATTACGGGAATCTTTCTTCCATTGGGGTCTTCACGTATGGGCCATGTATGGTGTTGTAGCTTTAGCACTTGCGTATTTCCAATTCAGAAAAGGTGAACCGGGGTTAGTTTCAGCAACATTGAAGCCGATTTTCGGTAAAAAGATGGAGGGACCTTGGGGAACTCTAGTCGATGTACTTGCCGTTTTTGCAACCGCTTTTGGAGTTGCTACAACACTCGGCTTCGGTGCTGTTCAAATTAACGCTGGACTGAATCATTTGTTCGGCTTCGAAATCGGTATTAAATCTCAAGTCATCATAATTGCTGTTGTGACCGTTCTATTCGTATTCTCCGCTTGGTCGGGAATTAGTAGAGGAATAAAGTATTTGTCCAATACAAATCTTATTCTAGCGGTTGCATTGCTCATATTTGTAGTTGCATTAGGTCCAACTTTACTCATTTTCAATATGTTCACCGACTCTGTTGGTGGCTATCTGGCAAACCTTGTGAGTCTAAGTTTCCGGACTGCTCCTCTAGATGCAGGCAACCGAGAATGGTTAGATGGTTGGACAATATTCTACTGGGCATGGTGGATTTCTTGGGCACCATTCGTCAGTATGTTCATCGCTCGAGTTTCTAGAGGACGGACAATTCGGGAATTCATGACAGGTGTATTGTTAGCACCTACATTGCTATGCACGTTCTGGTTTGCAGCTTTCGGTACAACAGCCGTCAATATGCAAAAAGAAGGTATTGCGGATCTAGCTCAATCATCCATTGAGCTTGTCGTCTTTGATATGTTCAGCGCAATGCCATGGTCGTTCTTTATTTCGATTGTCGCAATCATATTGATCGCTTCTTTCTTCGTTACGTCCGCAGACTCTGCAACCTTCGTTTTAGGAATGCAGTCGACATATGGATCATTGACGCCGCCTAATAGTGTGAAGATTGTTTGGGGTGTCATCCAGTCTACAATTGCATTAATCTTGCTTTCCGTTAACGGACTCAATGCTTTGCAAAATACAATCATCATAGCGGCCTTGCCGTTTTCATTCATCATTTTGCTGATGGTCGTCTCGTTAATAAAAGACTTAAATCAAGAATTAAAATCTATGCGTATGAAAGATAAATGA
- a CDS encoding helix-turn-helix domain-containing protein, translating into MYMTIEETADYLGMPVRQVQKYVLEGRIKGIHDGEQYLVSQSQFELYFKQLETVKQQIDDYLNEQIPPDRDIKDED; encoded by the coding sequence TTGTATATGACAATCGAAGAAACTGCTGACTATCTGGGAATGCCTGTCAGACAAGTACAGAAATATGTTTTAGAGGGACGCATAAAAGGTATACACGATGGAGAACAATACTTAGTAAGCCAATCTCAATTCGAACTTTACTTCAAACAACTGGAAACGGTGAAGCAGCAAATTGATGATTATTTAAACGAGCAGATCCCACCCGATAGAGATATAAAAGATGAGGATTAA
- a CDS encoding QueT transporter family protein, with protein MKIKTMATSGIIAALYVAVTFLIAPFGFTNIQFRLSEMFNHLVVFNKKYIIGIVLGVFVANLLFSELGPIDLVFGVGQSVLALSITIFSARFIKGIYARMLFNTAVFTFTMFLIAWELNIVLKLPFLLTWFFVGAGELAVMLIGIPVMIALNKRLQLDKLI; from the coding sequence ATGAAAATTAAAACAATGGCAACGAGCGGAATAATCGCTGCTTTATATGTCGCTGTGACATTTTTGATAGCCCCTTTCGGCTTCACGAATATCCAGTTTCGTTTGTCCGAGATGTTTAATCATCTCGTCGTTTTTAACAAGAAGTATATTATCGGCATTGTCTTAGGTGTGTTCGTCGCGAACCTCCTGTTTTCCGAACTCGGACCAATCGACTTAGTGTTCGGAGTTGGACAATCTGTGCTGGCTTTATCCATCACAATCTTTTCAGCCCGCTTCATTAAAGGGATCTATGCGCGAATGCTGTTCAATACAGCGGTTTTTACTTTTACGATGTTCCTCATTGCATGGGAATTGAATATTGTCTTGAAACTGCCTTTCCTTTTGACATGGTTTTTTGTCGGAGCGGGTGAGCTTGCAGTTATGCTCATTGGAATCCCGGTTATGATTGCGTTGAATAAACGATTACAGCTTGATAAATTGATTTAA
- a CDS encoding DMT family transporter yields the protein MSTRISYLMVLLGAVLWGTTGTAQTFMPQSVHPLAVGASRLAVGGFTLLIIMLVLRKIDFRDWPWKSTIQAALAMAVFQYCFFTSIRLTGVAIGTVVAIGSAPMFSGIIEWLILKRRPTKVWLIATSMAVVGCILLFFNKEGLIVNPVGVSLSLCAGLLFAFYTLFNKKVLDQVEAIPSVAVIFSASAVILMPFLFIFETEGLLMVSGIWTMIYLGIATTSIAYILFSVGLQKIPSSSAVTLSLAEPLTAAILSVLIVGERLDLLSWTGITLLLGGILVLTFSGRRNKAANA from the coding sequence TTGTCTACGCGTATTTCTTATTTGATGGTGTTGTTAGGTGCTGTGTTATGGGGAACGACAGGTACAGCGCAAACTTTCATGCCGCAATCAGTTCATCCATTGGCAGTCGGTGCTTCTAGACTTGCGGTTGGTGGATTTACGCTGCTCATCATTATGCTGGTGTTGCGAAAAATTGACTTCCGCGACTGGCCATGGAAATCAACAATTCAGGCAGCTCTGGCCATGGCGGTTTTCCAATATTGTTTCTTTACGTCAATTCGGTTAACGGGTGTCGCGATAGGAACCGTTGTTGCAATCGGTAGTGCACCGATGTTTTCTGGCATTATAGAATGGTTAATCCTTAAAAGACGGCCGACAAAAGTTTGGCTTATCGCCACGTCCATGGCCGTTGTCGGATGTATTTTACTGTTTTTCAATAAAGAAGGACTTATTGTTAATCCGGTCGGGGTTTCGCTCTCCCTTTGCGCAGGTTTGTTATTCGCCTTTTATACATTATTCAACAAAAAAGTATTAGACCAAGTGGAAGCGATTCCTTCAGTGGCAGTCATCTTCTCGGCAAGTGCAGTCATCCTCATGCCATTCCTATTTATATTTGAAACAGAAGGATTGCTAATGGTGTCCGGCATATGGACAATGATTTACCTCGGTATTGCGACGACAAGCATCGCATATATTCTGTTTTCGGTCGGTTTGCAAAAAATCCCTTCATCCTCCGCCGTCACACTGTCACTGGCAGAACCGCTTACAGCAGCCATTTTAAGTGTATTAATTGTTGGAGAAAGATTGGATCTTCTATCTTGGACAGGAATAACGTTATTGCTTGGAGGCATTCTTGTTTTGACGTTCAGTGGGAGACGAAATAAGGCTGCTAATGCATAG
- a CDS encoding CPBP family intramembrane glutamic endopeptidase: MFKNERNQVRAGWLILITFVTMFIAQQVFALPGVFALMVVDFSSLSTGSEAEVLNAFDRHPWVFLLSQGGGTIGGMLITVLLWKFMNKRTLKELGFRGPLKDLGFGLLLGALSIFIIFVLLYVTGNIELLNTFSTPEFSIYTITFLILFILVGFFEEMFFRGYVMSTMANRGNSRWLMYVVSAIIFSLAHGMNPNVSILGLVNIALVGVLFAYMFIATNSLWLPIGYHITWNYFQGNVFGFAVSGLSPHGIYNVSVEGGNDLLTGGAFGLEGGLLATLLIVLGYFATRFYAKNRKHT; this comes from the coding sequence TTGTTCAAAAATGAAAGAAACCAAGTTCGGGCCGGCTGGCTCATTTTAATAACATTTGTAACGATGTTCATTGCGCAGCAAGTATTTGCATTGCCTGGTGTATTTGCATTAATGGTTGTCGATTTTTCGAGTTTAAGCACGGGTTCAGAAGCGGAAGTGCTCAATGCTTTCGATCGTCATCCATGGGTTTTCCTTCTGTCCCAAGGCGGCGGTACGATTGGCGGTATGCTCATTACCGTATTATTATGGAAGTTCATGAATAAAAGAACACTTAAAGAGCTCGGGTTCAGGGGCCCCTTAAAAGATCTCGGTTTCGGATTGCTACTAGGCGCGCTGTCTATTTTCATCATTTTCGTTCTATTGTATGTAACAGGAAATATCGAGCTGTTGAATACGTTCAGCACTCCTGAGTTTTCTATCTACACAATCACATTCCTTATTTTGTTCATTCTCGTTGGTTTTTTCGAAGAGATGTTTTTCAGAGGGTATGTCATGTCGACGATGGCGAATCGGGGGAATTCAAGATGGCTTATGTATGTCGTGTCCGCAATCATTTTCAGTTTGGCACACGGCATGAATCCGAATGTGAGCATTTTAGGACTGGTCAATATTGCATTGGTTGGTGTCTTGTTCGCCTATATGTTCATCGCGACGAATAGCTTATGGTTGCCGATTGGTTATCATATTACATGGAATTACTTCCAAGGGAATGTATTCGGATTCGCTGTCAGCGGTCTTTCACCACACGGAATTTATAATGTATCTGTAGAAGGTGGAAACGATTTATTGACAGGAGGTGCGTTTGGACTGGAAGGCGGATTGCTTGCGACTTTGCTAATTGTACTTGGGTATTTTGCGACAAGATTTTACGCAAAGAATAGAAAGCATACGTGA
- the metG gene encoding methionine--tRNA ligase: MAVFIGGAWPYANGSLHLGHIAALLPGDILARYYRLKGEKVLYVSGSDCNGTPISIRANAENVTVKEIADRFHIEFVVSFARLGFTYDIYTRTDGAFHHQIVRQVFLKLVDRGLVFKKETDQTYCEFDERFLPDRFVEGICPHCGSKARGDQCDHCGSLLDPSELINRKCKLCGNEPTTKKTEHFYFKLSDFQQQLSTFVAKAKAEDRWRDNAINQSERYLSEGLHDRAASRDLANGVNIPVLGYEGKKVYVWIEAVTGYYSASREWAALNRTDLDEYWNEEMVSYYVHGKDNIPFHTIIWPAILMGIDQENALPTHVISNEYLTLEKRKLSTSENWAVWVPDMLDRYRPDSLRYFLTANAPENRDADFSWREFIYSHNSELLGAYGNFVNRTLKFIEKSFASVVPQAEISMAMKDLITGLYPIVGEKIEKGHFKEAIDIIFEAIRKANKYFDDEKPWIQIKEEEAACAQTMATCVYLIANFAQLLSPFLPFSSEDVGKMLKIQTFEWQEVTVGSRVLSSVGPLFERIDVGRIEEELERLHSGKLG, encoded by the coding sequence ATGGCTGTTTTTATTGGAGGCGCTTGGCCGTATGCAAATGGATCGTTGCATCTAGGACATATCGCTGCATTGTTGCCGGGAGATATTTTAGCGAGGTATTATCGGTTAAAAGGTGAAAAGGTTTTATATGTATCGGGCAGTGATTGTAATGGGACGCCCATTTCTATCCGCGCCAATGCGGAGAATGTCACTGTGAAAGAGATTGCGGACCGTTTTCATATTGAGTTTGTTGTTTCATTCGCAAGACTTGGGTTCACTTATGACATATACACACGGACAGATGGTGCGTTCCATCATCAGATTGTCCGGCAAGTCTTTTTGAAGCTGGTAGACCGCGGGTTAGTTTTCAAAAAAGAAACAGACCAGACGTATTGCGAGTTTGACGAACGATTTCTTCCAGACCGTTTTGTCGAAGGTATTTGTCCGCATTGTGGAAGCAAGGCGCGGGGCGACCAATGCGATCATTGCGGCTCGCTTTTGGATCCATCGGAGCTGATTAATCGCAAATGTAAACTATGTGGCAATGAACCGACGACGAAAAAAACGGAACACTTTTATTTTAAATTAAGTGATTTCCAGCAACAGCTCTCCACATTTGTTGCGAAAGCAAAAGCGGAAGACAGATGGCGCGACAATGCCATCAACCAATCAGAACGCTATTTGAGTGAAGGACTTCATGACCGCGCCGCTTCGAGGGATTTAGCGAACGGCGTTAATATTCCCGTCCTCGGTTATGAAGGAAAGAAAGTGTATGTATGGATTGAGGCAGTCACAGGTTATTATTCTGCGAGCCGGGAATGGGCTGCGTTGAACCGGACTGATCTGGATGAGTATTGGAATGAAGAGATGGTGTCTTATTATGTCCATGGTAAGGATAATATCCCCTTCCATACAATTATTTGGCCAGCGATTCTTATGGGCATTGACCAAGAAAATGCGTTGCCGACACATGTCATTTCGAATGAATACTTGACGCTTGAGAAACGCAAATTATCGACGAGCGAAAACTGGGCGGTGTGGGTGCCTGATATGCTGGACCGCTACCGCCCTGATTCTCTGCGCTACTTTTTGACGGCCAATGCGCCAGAAAACCGGGATGCTGATTTTTCTTGGCGCGAGTTCATCTACAGTCATAATTCTGAGCTGCTCGGAGCATACGGAAACTTCGTCAACCGGACATTGAAGTTCATCGAGAAGTCATTTGCGAGTGTTGTACCGCAAGCCGAAATCAGTATGGCAATGAAGGATTTAATCACGGGACTTTATCCGATTGTCGGAGAAAAAATTGAAAAAGGGCATTTCAAAGAAGCAATCGACATCATTTTCGAAGCAATACGCAAAGCAAATAAATACTTCGATGATGAAAAGCCATGGATTCAAATTAAGGAAGAGGAAGCCGCCTGTGCACAAACGATGGCGACTTGCGTCTATCTGATCGCCAATTTCGCACAGCTCCTCTCCCCTTTCCTGCCGTTTTCGAGCGAAGACGTAGGGAAAATGTTAAAAATCCAAACATTTGAATGGCAAGAAGTTACCGTCGGCAGCCGTGTGTTGTCAAGTGTCGGGCCGTTGTTTGAACGAATTGATGTCGGACGGATTGAGGAAGAATTGGAACGGTTGCATAGTGGAAAACTTGGATAA